AGCAGGAGCAGTGGGCACTACAAATCGAACAAACCACCATTCCCCTCGCGAGTTTGCTGCGTCGGGCGCTGGAGCGGGTCGATCCCCTGATTAAGCAGCGTCAAATTTGGTCCCAGGTCCATAACGAGGAAGCGCTGATTATTGGGGGTGACATTCCCAAACTTGAATTTGTGCTATACGAGGTGTTGGCCTTTGCCTGTCGGCGATCGCCCAATAACGGACGGTTGGATGTGTGGTGTCGTCCCCTGGATGCGAACTGGCTGGAGCTATCGATTACCGATCATGGCGTTTTGGAACCCCGACTCGTTGAAGAATTATACCTGGGGCAACCGCTGGATCTCTTAGCACCTTCAACGCTGGATCGTCCGCCCGGTCTCCATCTTGCCATTTGCCAATCGTTAATGAAGCTGATGGGATGCGAGTTTAACCTGTACATTTTGGAGGACGGACGAGCGCTCAGTCGCTTGACGATTCCCATCTCTGATAATGAGCTGTAGTATCTGTAGGGCGATCGCCCATTCCCCGACCTCTTGCCTACAACGTGGCGATCCCGTTTGCTAGCCCCTGGCACACCCCCGTCAAGAACTCAAAATTGATGGTCTCAAGGCGATCGCTGGGCTGGTGGTAGTGGGGATTGCGAAGGTTTGCGGTATCGGTCACCATCACGGCACGGTAGCCCTGATCCCAAAAGGGCGCATGGTCACTGCGGCGGGTGTCGGGAATGAGTTTGCCCCGCTGTCCTGCCGGGAGCCACTCACAGGGAACCCCCACGGATTTGATTGCCCGTTTCAAGTGCCTTAAATCCAGCAGGGTTGACCAATTGCCAATTAGACCAATGAAGTTTCCGGTGGTCGGGTAGAGGTATTTCAGTCCGGGGGGATAGCGCTGAGAGTTGGGGCGATCGCTGCAATAGCCCAACATTTCCAGGGACAGCATCAGCCGTAAGGGTTGACGGTGCGATCTCAGCATCGTCGCGTAGGCTGTACTCCCCATCAGCCCGAATTCTTCCAAATCAAACGCCACCAAATGCACCGGATGACGGGCAGGC
This DNA window, taken from Synechococcales cyanobacterium T60_A2020_003, encodes the following:
- a CDS encoding M28 family peptidase; amino-acid sequence: MTISKDALYHHVSQVARERDPFLATAGHFFVKEYVRSHLSQYGTVEVHEFSRQTKGQIHENLILKLPGQSNTKAPILIGAHYDAVPGSPGADDNATGVAALLELAHWFSQQPARHPVHLVAFDLEEFGLMGSTAYATMLRSHRQPLRLMLSLEMLGYCSDRPNSQRYPPGLKYLYPTTGNFIGLIGNWSTLLDLRHLKRAIKSVGVPCEWLPAGQRGKLIPDTRRSDHAPFWDQGYRAVMVTDTANLRNPHYHQPSDRLETINFEFLTGVCQGLANGIATL